Proteins found in one Pyxidicoccus trucidator genomic segment:
- a CDS encoding COG3014 family protein: protein MRSSLHCGPLHRIRWGGLALLSLLLLSGCATDYVARTRGVRAAYQSEDYARALGALESATRASLEKDQLLVLLDKGMVLHAAGRWAESNTVLEEAERLSQQLDGVSVSEEAGALVTNERQRAYRGEDFEKLMISVIQALNYAELGEDESAMVEVRQVNERLEKMVSDEKKPYEQLAIARYLGGVIREGQRDWDSAYIDYAKAYELEPQLGALVEPLLRLAKQAGRDEAYAELREKYPDVPHEPLAPGESQVVVVVEAGLSPEKQRASRDGGNGGDLIEVPVYRDRGSAPRVRVSLGEASLAAVTVTSIADVARVHLDSRIGGMLAKQLAGAAVKAGLAAGLGALTKSEEVGVLTFLVLNAMNAPDLRSWLSLPAEFQVARFRVKSGSHTVRVEAGGRTSEHVVDVKPGRVGLIVVRRY, encoded by the coding sequence ATGAGGTCTTCCCTCCACTGCGGCCCGCTCCACCGGATTCGGTGGGGCGGGCTGGCGCTGTTGAGCCTGCTCCTGCTGTCCGGCTGCGCGACTGACTACGTGGCGCGGACGCGAGGCGTGCGCGCGGCGTACCAGTCGGAGGACTACGCGCGCGCGCTGGGCGCGCTGGAGTCCGCCACGCGGGCGAGCCTGGAGAAGGACCAGCTGCTCGTCCTCCTGGACAAGGGCATGGTGCTGCACGCCGCCGGAAGGTGGGCGGAGAGCAACACCGTGCTGGAGGAGGCGGAGCGGCTCAGCCAGCAGCTCGACGGCGTCTCCGTCAGCGAGGAGGCCGGGGCGCTCGTCACCAACGAGCGCCAGCGCGCGTACCGCGGGGAGGACTTCGAGAAGCTGATGATTTCCGTCATCCAGGCGCTCAACTACGCCGAGCTGGGCGAGGACGAGAGCGCGATGGTGGAGGTCCGCCAGGTCAACGAGCGCCTGGAGAAGATGGTCTCCGACGAGAAGAAGCCGTACGAGCAGCTCGCGATTGCGCGCTACCTCGGCGGCGTCATCCGCGAGGGCCAGCGGGACTGGGACTCGGCGTACATCGACTACGCGAAGGCCTACGAGCTGGAGCCCCAGCTGGGCGCGCTGGTGGAGCCGCTGCTGCGGCTGGCGAAGCAGGCGGGCCGGGACGAGGCGTACGCGGAGCTGCGCGAGAAGTACCCGGACGTGCCGCACGAGCCGCTGGCACCGGGCGAGTCCCAGGTCGTCGTGGTGGTGGAGGCCGGCCTGTCTCCGGAGAAGCAGCGGGCCTCACGTGATGGCGGCAACGGTGGGGACCTCATCGAGGTACCCGTGTACCGGGACCGGGGCAGCGCGCCGCGGGTGCGGGTGTCCCTGGGAGAGGCGTCCCTGGCGGCGGTGACGGTGACGTCGATTGCGGACGTGGCGCGCGTGCACCTCGACAGCCGCATTGGTGGGATGCTGGCGAAGCAGCTCGCGGGCGCGGCGGTGAAGGCGGGCCTCGCGGCGGGCCTGGGCGCGCTGACGAAGAGCGAGGAGGTGGGGGTGCTCACCTTCCTGGTGCTCAACGCGATGAACGCGCCGGACCTGCGTTCCTGGCTTTCCCTGCCAGCGGAGTTCCAGGTGGCGCGCTTCCGGGTGAAGTCGGGCAGCCACACCGTGCGTGTGGAGGCGGGGGGGCGAACGTCGGAGCACGTCGTGGACGTGAAGCCCGGGCGGGTGGGGCTCATCGTGGTGCGGCGCTACTGA
- a CDS encoding response regulator, whose translation MHTVLLVDDDPSQLFIYTQVLELMGCAVATASDGLEALKMTPHLRPHLIITDVSMPRMGGLELCQRLAEDPWLRDTPVILHSGMDGVVAPEGAVFLAKLGDLEEFEAQVLRSLARARPARRLTPAA comes from the coding sequence ATGCACACCGTCCTGCTGGTCGACGACGACCCCAGCCAGCTCTTCATCTACACCCAGGTGTTGGAACTCATGGGCTGTGCCGTCGCCACCGCTTCGGATGGGCTGGAGGCGCTGAAGATGACTCCACACCTGCGTCCCCACCTCATCATCACCGACGTGTCCATGCCGAGAATGGGCGGGCTCGAGCTCTGTCAGCGCCTCGCGGAGGACCCGTGGCTGCGGGACACCCCGGTCATCCTCCACAGCGGAATGGATGGAGTGGTGGCACCGGAAGGCGCCGTCTTCCTGGCCAAGCTGGGGGACCTGGAGGAGTTCGAGGCCCAGGTCCTCCGCAGCCTCGCCCGGGCTCGCCCGGCGCGACGACTCACCCCAGCCGCCTGA
- a CDS encoding ZIP family metal transporter, giving the protein MSPVLATVALYSVIIVLGALAGAVVVVWNQQPTQLVRFLAFAAGVMLGAAFFHMLPEAYSGGGWWAFALVPGGFVFIMVLERYLVAHAGEDLPGDHMSSTGAPAQPGQVLGLTAFLGLSTHTLFDGIALGSAVEEGVGLMALLAIVSHKVPSALSLASILKAEGRGRGSVLWLSTLYGMMVPAGAALYFLFDAVLNFESLAAKALAFSAGTFLYIAVSDLLPHVHRHGKDHPGRNVLALFCGLLLMFLLAQWMGHPGH; this is encoded by the coding sequence ATGTCGCCGGTCCTGGCCACGGTGGCCCTCTATTCCGTCATCATCGTCCTGGGTGCGCTCGCTGGCGCCGTGGTGGTGGTGTGGAACCAGCAGCCCACGCAGCTGGTGCGCTTCCTGGCCTTCGCGGCGGGGGTGATGCTGGGCGCGGCCTTCTTCCACATGCTGCCGGAGGCGTACTCCGGAGGCGGGTGGTGGGCCTTCGCGTTGGTGCCGGGCGGCTTCGTCTTCATCATGGTGCTGGAGCGCTACCTGGTGGCGCACGCGGGCGAGGATTTGCCCGGGGACCACATGTCCAGCACCGGCGCGCCGGCGCAGCCCGGACAGGTGCTGGGGCTCACCGCGTTCCTCGGGCTGTCCACGCACACGCTGTTCGACGGGATTGCCCTGGGCTCGGCGGTGGAGGAGGGCGTGGGGTTGATGGCGCTGCTGGCCATCGTCTCGCACAAGGTGCCGTCCGCGCTGTCGCTGGCGTCCATCCTCAAGGCGGAGGGCCGCGGTCGCGGCTCCGTGCTGTGGCTGTCCACGCTGTACGGGATGATGGTGCCGGCGGGCGCGGCGCTCTACTTCCTCTTCGACGCGGTGCTGAACTTCGAGAGCCTCGCCGCCAAGGCGCTGGCCTTCTCGGCGGGGACGTTCCTCTACATCGCGGTGTCGGACCTGCTGCCGCACGTGCACCGGCACGGCAAGGACCACCCGGGGCGCAACGTGCTGGCGCTCTTCTGCGGCCTGCTCCTGATGTTCCTCCTCGCGCAGTGGATGGGGCACCCGGGGCACTGA
- the lpoB gene encoding penicillin-binding protein activator LpoB, with protein MNPRNLLLSACLVATLAACGGPRAYTRGTYEDPNTIEMLSDRFNENDLQLIAKKMAESLATSPRFAQGRPDGSLPIVLVGKLKNSTSEHIDMRSLGDKIQTALAQTGRFALVDQAARQDIAEEYEYQQSGYVDPNAAKAPGQQSSVDFLMTGDLASIIQEVGNDKLVYYKMTAKLSNVRTGLIEWTDEKQIRKKFEKKSVGW; from the coding sequence ATGAACCCCCGCAACCTGCTTCTGTCCGCCTGCCTCGTCGCCACGCTCGCCGCGTGCGGAGGCCCGCGCGCCTACACGCGTGGGACGTACGAGGACCCCAACACCATCGAGATGCTGTCGGACCGCTTCAACGAGAACGACCTGCAGCTCATCGCCAAGAAGATGGCCGAGTCGCTGGCCACCTCGCCGCGCTTCGCCCAGGGCCGGCCCGACGGCTCGCTGCCCATCGTCCTGGTCGGCAAGCTGAAGAACAGCACCTCCGAGCACATCGACATGCGCTCGCTGGGCGACAAGATTCAGACGGCCCTCGCGCAGACGGGCCGCTTCGCCCTGGTGGACCAGGCCGCGCGCCAGGACATCGCCGAGGAGTACGAGTACCAGCAGTCCGGCTACGTGGACCCGAACGCCGCCAAGGCGCCGGGGCAGCAGTCGTCGGTGGACTTCCTGATGACGGGCGACCTCGCCTCCATCATCCAGGAGGTCGGCAACGACAAGCTCGTCTACTACAAGATGACGGCCAAGCTGAGCAACGTTCGCACCGGCCTCATCGAGTGGACGGACGAGAAGCAGATCCGCAAGAAGTTCGAGAAGAAGAGCGTCGGCTGGTAA